From one Microbacterium sp. 10M-3C3 genomic stretch:
- a CDS encoding four-helix bundle copper-binding protein yields MTVADQMLATHPKVGFAAAQDALLRCIEACVECAQACTACADACLGEDMVAELVACIRKNSDCADICAVTGAVLSRQTAPDVATVRALLEACRTACASCAAECEQHADMHEHCRVCAESCRRCEQACTDLLAAL; encoded by the coding sequence ATGACTGTTGCAGATCAAATGCTCGCCACCCACCCGAAAGTCGGTTTCGCCGCAGCACAGGACGCCCTTCTGCGCTGCATCGAGGCGTGCGTCGAATGCGCCCAGGCATGTACCGCCTGCGCAGATGCATGCCTCGGAGAAGACATGGTCGCGGAGCTCGTTGCGTGCATTCGGAAGAACTCGGACTGCGCAGATATCTGCGCCGTCACCGGTGCAGTGCTTTCCCGCCAAACCGCGCCGGATGTCGCGACAGTTCGCGCCTTGCTCGAAGCCTGCCGCACCGCCTGCGCGTCCTGTGCCGCCGAGTGCGAACAGCACGCAGACATGCACGAGCACTGCCGCGTGTGCGCCGAATCCTGCCGCCGCTGCGAGCAGGCATGCACCGACCTTCTTGCTGCTCTCTAA
- a CDS encoding MBL fold metallo-hydrolase has protein sequence MLLERLYDDDLAHASYLIGCQRNGEAIVVDPRRDVQVYLDLAAKHGMTITAVTETHIHADYLSGTRELAARTGATMYVSAEGGPDWQYGSGFDDATRMVHGQRITLGNIALEAVHTPGHTPEHLSFLVTDGAATSDPGYFLSGDFVFVGDIGRPDLLDEAAGGIDTRFQGARDLFASLRDRFLTLPDYVQVLPAHGSGSACGKALGAVPTSTVGYERRFAWWAPYLAAGDEQGFINSLLDDQPDAHAYFARMKRQNRTGPALLGKLAPLPQIDASDLSAALEEDSVILIDTRHHAQVHQGTVPGALNVPGEAKAASYAAWVYDPETETRPLVILADSTDAAGRFRDHLLRVGIDAVHGFTDTLDGLRLVQPKTIAPTDIDQVEHALLLDVRNRTEYNAGHIPGAAQLSGGRALWHTDELPSSGVILTYCQSGVRNSVVASALRRAGHDVIEIDGSYRAWLAATAQPAANAA, from the coding sequence GTGCTCCTCGAACGCTTGTATGACGACGACCTCGCGCACGCCAGCTACCTGATCGGTTGCCAGCGGAACGGTGAAGCGATTGTGGTCGATCCCCGCCGCGACGTGCAGGTCTATCTCGACCTCGCCGCGAAGCATGGCATGACCATCACTGCCGTCACCGAGACTCACATCCACGCCGACTACCTCTCCGGCACCCGCGAACTCGCTGCCCGCACGGGAGCGACGATGTACGTCTCCGCCGAGGGCGGGCCCGACTGGCAGTACGGTTCCGGATTCGATGACGCCACCCGGATGGTGCACGGTCAGCGCATCACCCTCGGCAACATCGCCCTCGAAGCAGTGCACACCCCCGGCCACACCCCCGAGCACCTTTCCTTCCTCGTCACCGATGGAGCCGCCACCTCCGACCCGGGCTACTTCCTCAGCGGCGACTTCGTCTTCGTCGGCGACATCGGCCGCCCCGACCTGCTGGATGAAGCCGCCGGCGGTATCGACACCCGCTTCCAGGGCGCGCGCGATCTGTTCGCCAGCCTTCGCGACCGTTTCCTCACCCTCCCGGACTACGTCCAGGTGCTCCCCGCACACGGGTCCGGCTCGGCCTGCGGCAAGGCCCTCGGCGCTGTCCCCACCTCCACGGTCGGATACGAGCGACGCTTTGCCTGGTGGGCACCGTACCTGGCCGCCGGCGACGAGCAGGGCTTCATCAACTCCCTCCTCGATGATCAACCTGATGCGCACGCCTACTTCGCCCGGATGAAGCGGCAGAACCGCACCGGGCCCGCTCTGCTGGGCAAGCTCGCACCGCTGCCGCAAATCGACGCCTCCGACCTGTCCGCTGCGCTGGAGGAAGACAGCGTCATCCTCATCGACACCCGCCACCACGCGCAGGTACACCAGGGCACCGTGCCCGGCGCGCTCAACGTCCCCGGCGAAGCGAAAGCCGCCAGCTACGCCGCCTGGGTCTACGACCCTGAGACGGAAACACGCCCCCTCGTCATTCTGGCCGACTCGACTGACGCGGCCGGGCGGTTCCGCGACCACCTGCTGCGGGTGGGGATCGACGCTGTCCACGGCTTCACCGACACCCTCGACGGACTGCGGCTCGTTCAGCCGAAGACCATCGCCCCCACGGACATCGACCAGGTGGAGCACGCCCTCCTGCTCGATGTGCGCAACCGCACCGAATACAACGCGGGACACATCCCCGGTGCCGCCCAACTCTCCGGCGGTCGCGCTCTCTGGCACACCGATGAGCTCCCCAGCTCGGGCGTCATCCTCACTTACTGCCAGAGCGGCGTCCGCAACAGCGTCGTCGCCAGCGCCCTGCGTCGAGCCGGTCACGACGTCATCGAGATCGACGGCAGCTACCGCGCCTGGCTCGCCGCAACGGCGCAGCCCGCCGCGAACGCCGCCTGA
- a CDS encoding sulfite exporter TauE/SafE family protein produces MILATVVGVALGLLGGGGSILAVPVLTLILGMGTREAIASSLFVVAVTSAIAVLIRARTGTVKWGVGVAFGATGMLGGLGGASLGRFVPDSLLAILFSGIMIATALAMIRGRRTPAPPERPRARSSHVLRVVIMGVSVGFLTGLLGAGGGFLIVPALLIFGLPIAAATSTSLLVIALNSTAGLAAQVFATAIPWETVLPFTAFAVVGSVAGMLLARKLSAPTLRKSFGFFVLGVGIIMLTATILRLAPLL; encoded by the coding sequence ATGATCCTCGCGACCGTGGTCGGCGTCGCGCTCGGGCTCCTCGGCGGAGGCGGCTCAATCCTCGCCGTCCCCGTCCTCACCCTGATATTGGGCATGGGAACGCGAGAGGCGATCGCGTCTTCGCTCTTCGTGGTCGCAGTGACCAGCGCCATCGCCGTCCTGATACGCGCGCGAACGGGGACCGTGAAATGGGGGGTCGGTGTCGCGTTCGGGGCGACAGGGATGCTCGGCGGGCTCGGCGGTGCATCTCTGGGGCGGTTCGTGCCCGACTCCCTCCTCGCCATTCTCTTCAGCGGCATCATGATCGCCACGGCACTCGCGATGATCCGCGGCCGTCGCACACCCGCCCCACCCGAGCGACCTCGCGCGCGCAGCTCTCATGTCCTGCGCGTCGTGATCATGGGGGTGTCTGTGGGGTTCCTCACGGGGCTGCTCGGGGCGGGAGGTGGTTTCCTCATCGTCCCCGCGCTGCTGATCTTCGGTCTGCCCATCGCCGCGGCCACCAGCACATCACTCCTCGTCATCGCACTGAACTCCACCGCAGGACTCGCCGCACAGGTGTTCGCCACCGCGATCCCATGGGAAACCGTTCTTCCTTTCACCGCCTTCGCCGTTGTCGGCTCCGTCGCCGGGATGCTGCTCGCCAGAAAGTTGTCCGCCCCCACGCTCCGCAAAAGCTTCGGCTTCTTCGTCCTGGGCGTGGGCATCATCATGCTCACAGCGACGATCCTGCGCCTCGCACCTCTTCTATGA
- a CDS encoding DUF6153 family protein, with protein sequence MSLITLTDRLHASRSMARTLLLLIALTGAVIVGLLAMHSLNTHTAANTGHQATVATASATADDHHSGATVTDEGCADCGSGHADMLAMACVLALLASVLLARLRPSQVWLSVLPRPRPLSAALPGRPRPRPPSLTALCISRR encoded by the coding sequence ATGTCGCTGATCACACTGACAGACCGGCTCCACGCCAGTCGATCCATGGCCCGCACGCTGCTGCTGCTTATCGCGTTGACCGGCGCGGTCATCGTCGGCCTGCTGGCCATGCACTCCCTCAACACCCACACCGCCGCCAACACCGGCCACCAAGCCACCGTCGCCACCGCCAGCGCCACCGCGGATGATCACCATTCCGGTGCCACCGTGACGGACGAAGGGTGTGCGGATTGTGGCTCAGGCCACGCCGACATGTTGGCCATGGCGTGTGTGCTGGCACTGCTGGCTAGCGTGCTGCTGGCCCGACTCCGCCCGAGCCAGGTGTGGTTGTCGGTCCTGCCGCGCCCGCGGCCACTCAGTGCCGCGCTTCCCGGCAGGCCGAGGCCGCGGCCGCCTTCTCTCACAGCTCTCTGCATCAGTCGTAGGTGA
- a CDS encoding metalloregulator ArsR/SmtB family transcription factor: protein MTTDLTAAVSLFHSLADHSRLSILRRLSMGEARVRDLTDELGLAQSTVSEHVGCLRECGLVVARGEGRQNFYSVSTPEVIDVLETAERLLATTGYKVDLCETYGRDGR, encoded by the coding sequence ATGACAACCGATCTGACCGCTGCTGTATCGCTCTTCCACTCGCTTGCCGACCACAGCCGCTTATCAATACTGCGGCGACTGTCGATGGGCGAGGCTCGGGTGAGGGACCTCACCGACGAGCTTGGGCTAGCGCAATCCACCGTGTCGGAGCACGTCGGGTGCCTCCGCGAATGCGGACTTGTTGTCGCCCGCGGCGAAGGCCGACAGAACTTTTACTCCGTCTCCACTCCGGAAGTCATTGACGTCCTGGAAACCGCCGAGCGGCTTCTCGCCACGACCGGCTACAAAGTTGATCTGTGCGAGACCTATGGGCGTGATGGCCGATGA
- a CDS encoding DUF305 domain-containing protein, which translates to MKIRTAATAALTLAAALTLAGCADGSGSESMPGMDHGSSSSPSSSSTVTADFNDADVMFAQMMIPHHQQAVEMADMILDKEGIDPGVLTLASDIKAAQQPEIDQLQSWLTEWGADMPDMDSMEGMDHGGGMMSEDDMAALEAATGAEASRLFLEQMTMHHEGAIQMAQDEVDNGQNADAVAMAQTIVDTQTAEIAKMQELLAQL; encoded by the coding sequence ATGAAGATTCGTACCGCAGCGACCGCTGCGCTCACCCTCGCCGCCGCCCTCACCCTCGCCGGCTGCGCCGACGGCTCCGGCTCGGAGTCCATGCCTGGCATGGACCACGGCAGCAGCTCGTCCCCGTCCTCATCGTCCACGGTAACGGCGGACTTCAACGACGCGGATGTGATGTTCGCGCAGATGATGATCCCCCACCATCAGCAGGCCGTCGAGATGGCTGACATGATCCTGGACAAGGAGGGCATCGACCCGGGTGTGCTGACCCTGGCCTCGGACATCAAGGCCGCCCAGCAGCCCGAGATCGACCAGCTGCAGTCCTGGCTGACCGAGTGGGGCGCCGACATGCCCGATATGGACAGCATGGAAGGCATGGACCACGGCGGCGGCATGATGAGCGAGGACGACATGGCCGCGCTGGAAGCCGCCACCGGCGCCGAGGCGTCCCGGCTGTTCCTCGAGCAGATGACGATGCACCATGAAGGCGCGATCCAGATGGCCCAGGACGAAGTCGACAACGGCCAGAACGCTGACGCGGTCGCGATGGCGCAGACCATCGTCGACACGCAGACCGCCGAAATTGCCAAGATGCAGGAACTGCTCGCGCAGCTCTAA
- a CDS encoding recombinase family protein, whose protein sequence is MRLLGYTRVSTSSQDAQLQLDALVAAGVQKRDVFADVTSGSKTAIERTGMKKLLEYAEDGDTVVVWRVDRLGRSLIDVLNTVNLLRERGVQVRSISDGIDPSTSTGRLMLNMLATLAEYERELIVERVNAGIAAARANGTRFGRPLSDPVVIADKLAIAADARARGRTAEDAARLVGWSRATLYRHQQVHAARESAAM, encoded by the coding sequence GTGAGGCTTCTCGGATACACGCGCGTGAGTACGTCGAGTCAGGACGCGCAGCTGCAGCTCGACGCGCTCGTTGCTGCCGGGGTGCAAAAGCGCGACGTCTTCGCGGATGTCACCTCGGGGAGCAAGACCGCGATCGAGCGGACCGGGATGAAGAAGCTCCTCGAGTACGCCGAAGACGGCGACACCGTCGTCGTCTGGCGAGTCGACCGCCTCGGCCGCTCCCTGATCGACGTGCTGAACACCGTGAATCTGCTGCGCGAGCGCGGCGTGCAGGTGCGGTCGATCTCGGATGGCATCGATCCGTCGACGTCGACGGGCCGGCTGATGTTGAACATGTTGGCCACGCTCGCGGAGTACGAGCGGGAGCTCATCGTCGAACGGGTCAACGCCGGCATCGCAGCCGCCCGAGCGAACGGGACCCGGTTTGGCCGGCCTCTGTCGGACCCGGTCGTGATCGCGGACAAGCTCGCGATTGCCGCGGATGCGCGAGCGCGCGGCCGCACCGCCGAGGACGCCGCTCGTCTCGTCGGGTGGAGTCGCGCGACGCTCTACCGCCATCAGCAGGTCCATGCGGCCCGCGAGAGCGCAGCGATGTAG
- a CDS encoding heavy metal translocating P-type ATPase → MSHPQSEDERAPAAGQSGHGHADHGGHAGHGDHVARFRRLFWIMLILAVPVVGFSTMFSMLIGYPLPDAAWVEWVSPILGTVMYVWGGAPFLTGAVSELRARKPGMMLLIALAITVAFLASWGASIGLLHHELDFWWELALLIVIMLLGHWIEMRSLAQTTSALDSLAALLPDEAEKVEGDSTVTVAPADLQVGDVVVVRPGGRVPADGRIVQGSASMDESMITGESRPVRRSDGDQVIAGTVATDSGVRVEITAVGEDTALAGIQKLVTEAQNSSSHAQRLADRAAGWLFWFALGAAAITATVWTLVGLPDQAVIRTITVLVIACPHALGLAIPLVVSIATERAARGGVLVKDRLALESMRTVDTVLFDKTGTLTKGTPAVTAIDPAAGIDADELLTWAAAAEADSEHPLARAIVNAAQEKQFTVPAAVDFQSSPAVGVRARVTGRTVQVGGPYMLKQEGAAELPVADEWRKEGAIILHVLVDGQVAGALRLADEIRPESRAAVDALHQRGVQVVMITGDAEAVAASVAADLGIDRFFAGVRPEDKASKVKELQSEGRKVAMVGDGVNDAPALAQADVGIAIGAGTDVAIASAGVILASDDPRSVLSVIELSRASYRKMKQNLWWAAGYNLISVPLAAGVLAPVGFVLPMSVGAILMSLSTIVVALNAQLLRRLDLSPDAVADR, encoded by the coding sequence ATGAGTCACCCGCAGAGCGAAGACGAGCGGGCACCCGCCGCCGGACAGTCCGGACACGGCCACGCCGACCACGGCGGGCACGCCGGACACGGCGATCACGTTGCCCGGTTCCGGCGCCTGTTCTGGATCATGCTGATTCTCGCTGTGCCGGTCGTGGGGTTCTCCACGATGTTCTCGATGCTGATTGGATACCCGCTGCCCGACGCCGCATGGGTGGAATGGGTGTCCCCCATCCTCGGCACCGTCATGTATGTGTGGGGTGGTGCCCCGTTCCTCACCGGTGCCGTCAGCGAGCTCCGTGCCCGCAAGCCCGGCATGATGCTCCTCATCGCCCTCGCGATCACCGTCGCATTCCTCGCCTCGTGGGGGGCCAGCATAGGGCTGCTGCACCACGAGCTGGACTTCTGGTGGGAGCTGGCGCTGCTGATCGTCATCATGCTCCTCGGGCATTGGATCGAGATGCGTTCCCTCGCCCAGACCACCTCCGCCCTGGACTCCCTCGCCGCGCTCCTACCCGACGAGGCCGAAAAGGTCGAGGGCGACAGCACTGTCACCGTCGCCCCCGCCGATCTGCAAGTTGGTGACGTCGTCGTTGTCCGCCCCGGCGGGCGGGTCCCCGCGGATGGTCGGATCGTGCAGGGGTCGGCCAGCATGGACGAGTCGATGATCACTGGCGAATCCCGCCCGGTTCGCCGCAGCGACGGCGACCAGGTCATCGCAGGCACCGTCGCCACCGACTCCGGGGTGAGGGTCGAAATCACTGCGGTCGGGGAGGACACCGCGCTGGCCGGCATCCAGAAACTCGTCACCGAAGCGCAGAACTCCTCCTCTCACGCGCAACGCCTCGCGGACCGTGCCGCCGGGTGGCTGTTCTGGTTCGCTCTCGGGGCGGCCGCGATCACAGCCACGGTCTGGACCTTGGTCGGGCTCCCCGACCAAGCCGTGATCCGCACCATCACCGTCCTCGTCATCGCCTGCCCGCATGCCCTGGGCCTTGCCATCCCGCTGGTGGTGTCCATCGCGACCGAGCGCGCCGCCCGCGGCGGTGTGCTCGTGAAAGACCGCCTCGCGCTGGAGAGCATGCGCACCGTCGACACGGTCCTGTTCGACAAGACCGGCACCCTCACCAAGGGCACCCCCGCCGTCACCGCGATCGACCCGGCCGCTGGTATCGATGCAGACGAGCTGCTCACGTGGGCCGCCGCCGCCGAAGCAGACTCGGAACACCCTCTGGCTCGGGCGATCGTGAACGCCGCGCAGGAGAAGCAGTTCACCGTTCCCGCTGCCGTCGACTTTCAGTCCTCACCGGCCGTCGGTGTCCGTGCGCGGGTGACCGGTCGCACCGTCCAGGTCGGCGGCCCGTACATGCTGAAGCAGGAGGGCGCGGCCGAGCTGCCGGTCGCGGATGAGTGGCGCAAGGAGGGCGCGATCATCCTGCACGTTCTCGTCGACGGGCAGGTCGCAGGGGCATTGCGCCTGGCGGACGAGATCCGTCCCGAATCCCGCGCGGCCGTCGACGCGCTACATCAGCGGGGTGTACAGGTCGTCATGATCACCGGAGACGCCGAAGCGGTCGCCGCCTCCGTCGCCGCCGACCTCGGTATCGACCGGTTCTTCGCCGGGGTCCGGCCGGAGGACAAGGCGTCCAAGGTCAAGGAGCTTCAAAGCGAAGGCCGCAAGGTCGCCATGGTCGGTGACGGGGTCAACGATGCACCGGCTCTCGCGCAAGCCGACGTCGGTATCGCCATCGGTGCGGGCACTGATGTGGCGATAGCGTCCGCCGGTGTCATTCTTGCCAGTGACGATCCCCGCTCCGTGCTGTCGGTGATCGAGTTGTCTCGCGCCAGCTACCGCAAGATGAAGCAGAACCTGTGGTGGGCCGCCGGGTACAACCTCATCTCCGTCCCCCTGGCCGCCGGGGTGCTCGCCCCCGTCGGGTTTGTGCTGCCGATGTCTGTCGGCGCCATTCTGATGTCGCTGTCCACCATCGTCGTGGCCCTCAATGCTCAACTGCTGCGACGCCTGGACCTCAGCCCGGACGCAGTTGCCGATCGCTGA
- a CDS encoding rhodanese-like domain-containing protein, whose amino-acid sequence MRRFALVTVTALVAAFALTSCTAPTTAQPAVSSDAIVIDVRTPAEHAEGHLDGALLLDVTAGELQTAIPDLDPHADYVVYCRSGQRAAAAVDLMEDAGFTQVRNLGSLADAAAATGLPVVQTD is encoded by the coding sequence ATGCGTCGCTTCGCCCTCGTTACAGTCACCGCACTCGTCGCCGCCTTCGCGCTCACGAGTTGCACCGCGCCGACCACCGCCCAACCTGCGGTTAGCTCGGATGCGATCGTCATCGACGTCCGCACACCCGCCGAACACGCCGAAGGGCATCTCGATGGGGCACTCCTGCTCGACGTCACCGCCGGCGAGCTGCAAACGGCAATCCCTGACCTGGACCCCCACGCCGACTACGTCGTCTACTGCCGTTCAGGTCAACGCGCCGCAGCCGCCGTCGACCTCATGGAGGACGCAGGCTTCACCCAAGTACGCAACCTCGGCTCGCTCGCAGACGCCGCAGCCGCGACGGGGCTACCGGTCGTTCAGACCGATTGA
- a CDS encoding signal peptidase II, translating into MTTVARLAVAAVTVAAAFAVDQFTKAWALSSLGNGQKIELGLGVTLRLVFNPGVAFGLGGDVGAPLVIGIMALTSGLLAWIVIRVVRGRNMGATAFLAVAAGGAIGNLWDRTTRAQTGPLSGEVVDFIGVDWFAIFNMADVFTTLGLLGWAVLLLVQRDDTHTPASSENASSCSPAGSPLTAVKSPSTTPPG; encoded by the coding sequence ATGACCACGGTGGCCCGCCTCGCTGTCGCTGCAGTCACTGTTGCTGCCGCCTTCGCGGTCGACCAATTCACGAAGGCCTGGGCGCTGTCCTCTCTCGGCAATGGCCAGAAGATCGAGCTCGGCCTTGGGGTAACCCTTCGTCTCGTATTCAACCCCGGCGTCGCCTTCGGGCTCGGGGGTGACGTGGGAGCACCGCTCGTCATCGGCATCATGGCGCTCACCAGCGGACTTCTCGCGTGGATAGTCATCCGAGTTGTCCGAGGGCGCAACATGGGCGCCACCGCCTTCCTGGCCGTCGCGGCCGGCGGTGCGATCGGCAACCTGTGGGACCGCACCACGCGCGCTCAAACCGGACCACTTAGCGGAGAGGTCGTCGACTTCATCGGCGTCGACTGGTTTGCCATCTTCAATATGGCTGACGTGTTCACTACGCTGGGCCTTCTCGGGTGGGCCGTTCTGCTCCTGGTGCAACGCGACGACACTCACACCCCTGCCTCCTCCGAAAACGCGTCCTCCTGTTCGCCGGCGGGGTCGCCCTTGACCGCAGTCAAATCACCGTCGACGACACCGCCTGGATGA
- the trxA gene encoding thioredoxin — MATTELTNETFGPAVQADGIVLIDFWAAWCGPCRSFAPVFEAASEKHPDIVFAKVDTEAEAELSSAHRITSIPTLMVIRDGVLVYKQPGALPAPQLEQLITKARELDMDDVRRQIAAAETAA, encoded by the coding sequence ATGGCCACCACTGAGCTCACGAACGAGACCTTCGGCCCGGCCGTCCAGGCAGACGGGATCGTCCTCATCGACTTCTGGGCGGCCTGGTGCGGCCCGTGCCGCTCGTTCGCTCCGGTATTCGAGGCGGCGTCGGAGAAGCACCCCGACATCGTGTTCGCGAAAGTGGACACCGAAGCGGAAGCTGAGTTGTCCTCGGCTCACCGCATCACCTCGATCCCGACGCTGATGGTGATCCGCGATGGCGTGCTGGTGTACAAGCAGCCCGGTGCTCTGCCTGCCCCGCAGCTCGAGCAACTGATCACCAAAGCCCGCGAGCTGGACATGGATGATGTCCGCCGCCAGATCGCGGCTGCCGAGACGGCTGCCTGA
- a CDS encoding F510_1955 family glycosylhydrolase, whose protein sequence is MRIHLRATASFVALTSLLLTGCAAAEPPSTGSDHTDTALSHVHAIVPAPDDDGFLLGTHEGLYAATADGQLGSRVGSYGFDAMGLTAVDDTLIASGHPGRGTPGELGEGNLGIIRSSDGGTTWEPVAFTGEKDFHVLTAAPDGTLYGQETGSAQMLASTDRGATWSSTGATLLSFALVVDATGRIIAATPDGPQVSTDQGATFGPLPDRPIMSLIAVSPDGQQLIGVGSKGSLWRSTTRDPSWRNIATAHGSAQAIAITDAGDILIVDDSGLSLLPSAYQPLIERPQAPPSILDLALA, encoded by the coding sequence ATGCGCATCCACCTGCGCGCGACGGCGAGCTTCGTCGCGCTCACCAGCTTGCTGCTCACCGGCTGCGCCGCAGCCGAACCGCCATCGACCGGCAGCGACCACACCGACACGGCGCTGTCTCACGTTCACGCGATCGTGCCCGCGCCAGACGATGACGGCTTCCTTCTCGGCACCCACGAGGGCCTCTACGCCGCCACCGCTGACGGGCAACTCGGCTCCCGCGTCGGCAGCTACGGCTTCGACGCGATGGGCCTCACCGCTGTCGACGACACTCTCATCGCCTCCGGCCATCCCGGCCGAGGCACCCCCGGGGAGCTTGGGGAAGGGAACCTCGGCATCATCCGCAGCAGCGACGGCGGCACGACATGGGAGCCGGTGGCGTTCACCGGCGAGAAAGACTTTCACGTCCTCACCGCCGCACCGGACGGCACCCTGTACGGACAAGAAACCGGTAGCGCCCAGATGCTGGCAAGCACGGACCGCGGCGCCACGTGGTCTTCCACGGGCGCAACCCTGCTGTCCTTCGCACTGGTCGTCGACGCCACCGGACGCATCATCGCCGCGACGCCCGACGGGCCTCAGGTCAGTACCGACCAAGGGGCGACGTTCGGACCGCTGCCAGACCGCCCGATCATGTCCCTCATCGCTGTGTCCCCGGACGGCCAGCAACTGATCGGCGTGGGAAGCAAAGGCAGCTTGTGGAGGAGCACGACACGCGATCCATCGTGGCGAAACATCGCCACGGCGCACGGCTCCGCGCAGGCAATCGCCATTACCGACGCTGGCGACATCCTCATCGTCGACGACAGCGGACTCAGCCTGCTGCCCTCCGCCTACCAACCACTCATCGAAAGACCACAAGCCCCTCCGTCGATCCTCGACCTCGCTCTAGCGTGA
- a CDS encoding DUF4395 family protein: MSVTPAVVLPRVGALIEGYQGPVIDERAVRIAAGLLLTLGLLAATAALAFGTTRPLQMFGMFFLLDMLTRLLVSDRLSITLALGRLASRSHFPRWVGAPQKAFAWWLAVGIATVSCVALGSGAIPLQGVLALCGVCFILLALEAIFGWCAGCHLHRRLSRHPTHHCADRSCNL; this comes from the coding sequence ATGTCCGTCACCCCCGCTGTCGTCCTCCCGCGCGTTGGTGCCCTCATCGAGGGCTACCAGGGGCCTGTCATCGATGAACGTGCGGTCCGGATCGCGGCCGGTCTCCTGCTGACGCTCGGACTTCTCGCCGCCACCGCCGCACTCGCGTTCGGGACGACTCGCCCGCTGCAGATGTTCGGAATGTTCTTCCTGCTCGACATGCTGACCCGTCTCCTCGTCAGTGATCGGTTGTCGATCACCCTGGCGTTGGGACGACTCGCGAGCCGCTCCCACTTCCCGCGCTGGGTCGGCGCCCCGCAGAAGGCCTTCGCGTGGTGGCTAGCCGTCGGCATCGCCACAGTCTCATGCGTCGCGCTGGGCTCCGGCGCTATCCCCCTCCAGGGGGTACTCGCCCTGTGCGGTGTCTGCTTCATCCTCCTAGCCCTGGAAGCGATCTTCGGCTGGTGCGCGGGCTGCCACCTCCACCGCCGTCTCAGCCGACACCCCACACATCACTGCGCCGACCGCTCCTGCAACCTCTAA
- a CDS encoding cadmium resistance transporter, whose product MIGTIAAAIGLFAATNIDDIVVLTVLFLASTRGALPGWKVVAGQYLGFIALVAISVIAAAGLTIVPDEWVGFLGLIPLAIGIYGLIRTLRHRGDDDDDESAISAGGLLGVAGITIANGADNISLYTPVFRTNPVPDTIVTLIVFLVLVAVWCVVARFVGTNKAVTEALEKIEHWLVPAVFIGLGLYILIESGVVLRLIDVLS is encoded by the coding sequence ATGATCGGGACCATCGCCGCTGCCATCGGCCTGTTCGCAGCCACGAACATCGACGACATCGTCGTCCTCACGGTGCTGTTTCTCGCATCGACGCGCGGGGCTCTTCCAGGATGGAAGGTAGTTGCAGGACAGTACCTCGGGTTCATCGCCCTAGTGGCGATCAGCGTCATCGCCGCCGCTGGCCTCACCATCGTCCCCGACGAATGGGTCGGGTTCTTGGGCCTGATTCCACTTGCAATTGGTATCTATGGACTGATCCGAACCCTCCGGCACCGCGGTGACGATGACGATGACGAAAGCGCGATCAGCGCGGGGGGCTTGCTAGGAGTCGCGGGCATCACGATTGCCAACGGCGCCGACAACATTTCGCTCTATACGCCGGTTTTCCGCACCAACCCCGTTCCGGACACCATCGTCACACTCATCGTGTTCTTGGTGCTCGTCGCTGTGTGGTGCGTCGTCGCACGCTTCGTCGGCACGAACAAGGCGGTCACCGAGGCTCTTGAAAAGATCGAGCACTGGCTCGTGCCCGCCGTCTTCATCGGGCTTGGCCTGTACATCCTGATCGAGTCTGGCGTGGTCCTCCGCCTCATCGACGTTCTGTCATGA
- a CDS encoding metal-sensitive transcriptional regulator, translating into MGSDPQGPDSLLHDQEAKRKVLNRLKRAQGQLAAVIGAVENDAHCRDVVQQLSAVSKALDRAGFLVISTALRDCMTTPEADNVTNPDELEKLFLSLA; encoded by the coding sequence ATGGGCAGTGACCCGCAAGGCCCTGACTCGCTGCTGCACGATCAGGAGGCGAAGCGAAAGGTGCTCAACCGTCTGAAGCGTGCGCAAGGACAGCTCGCCGCGGTGATCGGCGCCGTTGAAAACGACGCACACTGCCGCGACGTCGTTCAGCAGCTCTCCGCCGTCTCTAAAGCTCTGGATCGGGCCGGCTTCCTCGTCATCTCCACCGCTCTTCGCGACTGCATGACCACGCCGGAGGCGGATAACGTCACCAACCCCGACGAGCTGGAAAAGCTCTTCCTCTCCCTCGCCTGA